The following are encoded together in the Planctobacterium marinum genome:
- a CDS encoding M14 family metallopeptidase has translation MRISANFDSGNIKVIRQDAPDDIELQLNKDNNSEFAQWFHFCLETMPFQAHTLKLTGLKDSAYPDAWDGYQAVASYDRETWFRVDSEFDEGTLTIEFTPENQFTWFAYFAPYSYDRHLDLVAWAQAQSSCNAAFLGHTLDGRDMTMLTIGEEDEGKLKVWITARQHPGETMAEWFVEGMLERLLNEDDAMCQALLERCVFYVIPNMNPDGSARGHLRTNANGVNLNRVWHDPQEISEPEVFYVLNQMRETGVDLYLDIHGDEAIPYNFIAGCEGNPGFDERMEQLEAKFSEILLTVTAEFQVEQGYPKDAPGEANMTVASNAVGSYFNCLALTVEMPFKDNDKLPDPLYGWSPERSKRFGEDMLTAIFNIKQQLR, from the coding sequence AGATGCACCTGATGATATCGAACTTCAGTTAAACAAAGACAATAATTCTGAATTCGCCCAGTGGTTTCACTTTTGTCTGGAAACTATGCCGTTTCAGGCCCACACTCTTAAACTTACCGGGTTAAAAGACTCAGCTTATCCTGATGCTTGGGACGGTTATCAAGCGGTTGCGTCCTACGATAGAGAGACTTGGTTTCGAGTAGATTCCGAATTTGATGAAGGCACACTTACCATTGAGTTTACTCCCGAGAATCAATTTACCTGGTTCGCCTACTTTGCTCCATATAGTTACGACCGACACCTGGATTTAGTCGCCTGGGCACAAGCACAATCCAGTTGCAATGCTGCATTTTTAGGCCATACCCTGGATGGTCGCGATATGACAATGCTGACCATTGGCGAAGAAGACGAAGGAAAACTCAAAGTCTGGATAACCGCCAGGCAACACCCCGGCGAGACCATGGCCGAATGGTTTGTGGAAGGCATGTTAGAGCGACTGCTCAACGAGGACGACGCAATGTGTCAGGCATTGTTAGAGCGCTGCGTTTTTTACGTTATCCCCAATATGAACCCGGATGGTTCTGCGCGAGGACATCTGCGCACCAATGCCAATGGTGTTAATCTCAACCGCGTTTGGCACGACCCACAGGAAATTAGCGAACCAGAAGTGTTTTATGTGCTTAACCAAATGCGCGAAACGGGTGTCGATCTTTATCTCGATATTCACGGTGATGAAGCAATCCCATACAACTTCATAGCCGGTTGTGAGGGGAACCCCGGATTCGATGAGCGTATGGAACAACTGGAGGCGAAGTTTAGTGAGATCTTGCTGACAGTAACGGCAGAGTTTCAGGTGGAGCAGGGCTATCCCAAAGATGCACCGGGTGAGGCCAATATGACCGTCGCATCCAATGCCGTGGGCAGTTATTTCAATTGCCTGGCGCTGACTGTTGAAATGCCGTTCAAAGACAATGATAAATTGCCTGATCCGCTATATGGCTGGAGCCCGGAACGCAGTAAGCGTTTTGGCGAAGATATGTTAACGGCGATTTTCAATATCAAACAACAATTAAGATAA